In Sphingomonas sp. LR60, the following are encoded in one genomic region:
- a CDS encoding threonine aldolase family protein, whose product MRFFSDNAAPVHPAVLRAIAAADTLDTAYDGDRWSKALDERFSALFETAVRVLWVPSGTAANCLALAALCPPHGSVVCHREAHIQNDECGAPEFYTHGAKLLLAEGDGAKLTPASAAAVLDRQRYDVHQQRPHALSITNATEYGRVYTPAEVAALGTLANERKLGFHIDGARFANAVVSTGASPADLTWRGGADALSFGFVKNGGMNAEALVFFDHDLAEATLYRRKRAGHLLSKGRYLAAQLLAMLDDDVWLDCARGANAGAALLAQAAGARLLHPVEANEVFLRVTADEAAALRAAGFDFYDWGVGEARLVVSWNQRAEDIRPLADAIAALG is encoded by the coding sequence ATGCGCTTCTTTTCCGACAATGCCGCCCCCGTCCATCCCGCCGTGCTGCGCGCGATCGCCGCGGCCGACACGCTCGACACCGCCTATGACGGCGATCGCTGGTCGAAGGCGCTCGACGAACGCTTCTCGGCGTTGTTCGAGACCGCGGTGCGCGTGCTGTGGGTGCCGAGCGGCACCGCCGCCAATTGCCTCGCGCTCGCCGCTTTGTGCCCGCCGCACGGCTCGGTCGTCTGCCACCGCGAGGCGCACATCCAGAACGACGAATGCGGCGCGCCCGAATTCTACACGCACGGCGCCAAGCTGTTGCTGGCCGAGGGCGACGGCGCGAAGCTGACCCCCGCCAGCGCCGCGGCGGTGCTCGATCGCCAGCGCTACGACGTCCACCAACAGCGTCCGCACGCCTTGTCGATCACCAACGCCACCGAATATGGCCGCGTCTACACGCCCGCGGAGGTCGCGGCGCTCGGCACCCTCGCGAATGAGCGCAAGCTCGGCTTCCACATCGACGGCGCGCGCTTCGCCAATGCGGTGGTGTCGACCGGCGCCTCGCCTGCCGACCTGACGTGGCGCGGCGGCGCGGATGCGCTCAGCTTCGGGTTCGTGAAGAACGGCGGGATGAACGCCGAGGCGCTCGTCTTCTTCGACCACGATCTCGCCGAGGCTACGCTCTATCGCCGCAAGCGCGCGGGGCATCTGCTGTCGAAGGGGCGCTATCTCGCCGCGCAACTGCTCGCGATGCTCGACGACGACGTGTGGCTCGACTGTGCACGCGGCGCCAACGCCGGTGCCGCCTTGCTCGCCCAGGCGGCGGGCGCTCGGCTGCTCCACCCGGTCGAAGCGAACGAGGTGTTCCTGCGCGTCACTGCCGACGAAGCCGCCGCGCTCCGCGCCGCCGGGTTCGACTTCTACGATTGGGGCGTCGGCGAGGCGCGGCTGGTGGTGAGCTGGAACCAACGCGCCGAGGACATTCGCCCGCTCGCCGACGCGATCGCCGCGCTCGGATGA
- a CDS encoding M48 family metallopeptidase yields the protein MIRRLAALLAALATTPALASTTAPAPLPPPYTAAYQPQGVDEIGLWKEMDEDERVLASSPILIRDEALNAYVRGVLCATVGAARCKAARIYILRTPLFNASMAPNGTMRVFSGLLLRVRSEAELGAVLGHEFGHFEQRHSLAAFKARRSGTDILSWGAVLAGMLPYAQGAYNFQTMQISVYGRLARFSRDQERDADLHGIGYLNGSTLRPQSAAMAWRNVMTEAERAAAARGQAHPRFDRVPYLASHPCDAERAETMAALAIPDGVGRDDGAARYAAALAPWLPQFLDDQIKLNNFGASDYLIGMLGEHGATASLWVARGDLYRARGYPRDLVSAAEFYANAIALDATLPGAQRGLGLSLLKTGRRTEGIEALRRYLQLEPTAPDAAMIGMLIATAGPGQ from the coding sequence GTGATCCGCCGTCTCGCTGCGCTATTGGCGGCACTGGCCACCACGCCCGCGCTGGCGTCGACGACGGCGCCCGCTCCGCTGCCCCCGCCCTATACCGCCGCCTATCAGCCGCAGGGGGTCGACGAGATCGGCCTGTGGAAGGAGATGGACGAGGACGAACGCGTCCTCGCCAGTTCACCAATCCTGATCCGCGACGAAGCGCTCAACGCTTATGTCCGCGGCGTGCTCTGCGCGACCGTCGGCGCGGCGCGGTGCAAGGCGGCGCGCATCTACATCCTGCGCACCCCGCTCTTCAACGCGAGCATGGCGCCCAATGGCACGATGCGCGTCTTCAGCGGGCTGTTGCTCCGCGTCCGCAGCGAGGCCGAGCTCGGTGCGGTACTGGGCCATGAATTCGGCCATTTCGAACAACGCCATTCGCTCGCCGCCTTCAAGGCGCGCCGAAGCGGCACCGATATCCTCAGCTGGGGCGCGGTGCTCGCCGGGATGCTGCCCTATGCGCAAGGTGCCTATAACTTCCAGACGATGCAGATTTCGGTCTACGGCCGGCTTGCGCGCTTCAGCCGCGATCAGGAACGCGACGCCGATCTGCACGGCATCGGCTATCTGAACGGCAGTACGCTGCGCCCGCAGTCGGCGGCGATGGCATGGCGGAACGTCATGACCGAGGCGGAGCGTGCCGCCGCCGCGCGCGGGCAAGCGCACCCGCGCTTCGATCGCGTGCCGTACCTCGCCTCGCACCCCTGCGATGCCGAGCGCGCCGAAACGATGGCCGCGCTCGCCATCCCCGACGGCGTGGGGCGCGACGATGGCGCGGCGCGCTATGCTGCGGCGCTCGCGCCGTGGCTGCCGCAATTCCTCGACGATCAGATCAAGCTCAACAACTTTGGCGCCAGCGACTATCTGATCGGGATGCTCGGCGAGCATGGCGCGACCGCGTCGCTGTGGGTGGCGCGCGGCGACCTGTACCGTGCGCGCGGCTATCCGCGCGATCTGGTGTCCGCGGCCGAATTCTACGCCAACGCCATCGCGCTCGACGCGACGTTGCCGGGGGCGCAGCGCGGGCTGGGCCTGTCACTGCTCAAGACCGGACGGCGCACCGAAGGCATCGAGGCGCTCCGCCGCTACCTCCAGCTCGAACCCACCGCTCCCGATGCCGCGATGATCGGGATGCTGATTGCCACCGCAGGACCCGGCCAATGA
- a CDS encoding putative oxygenase MesX yields the protein MTSNAFSFTISSIPFDEDYRPADDTRITTNFANLARGESRRENLRRTLAMIDRRFNALMHWDNPAGDRYALTLGIVSAALQIGDDARDHAFPLIEILHTIVTDRRSGVRTNGMVGNNFSSYLRDYDFSVVMPAHVERNGDGVPEQFGDLHGNLFKHFLRSEAYRARFGKPPVICLSVSSREIYHRTANTHPILGVEYRNDTCSATDSYFAKMGMKARYFMPPHSVAPLAFYHVGDLVADYTALELASTISTMESFQKIYRPEIYNANSVAAEHYQPSLSYQDYSLTRIVYDREERSRLAVEQGRFAEEHLIKPHGAALARWSATCGL from the coding sequence ATGACGAGCAACGCATTCAGCTTCACGATCAGCAGCATCCCGTTCGACGAGGACTATCGTCCCGCCGACGACACGCGCATCACCACCAACTTCGCCAATCTGGCGCGTGGCGAAAGTCGGCGCGAGAATCTGCGCAGAACGCTGGCGATGATCGACCGCCGCTTCAACGCGCTGATGCACTGGGACAATCCGGCGGGGGATCGCTACGCGCTGACGCTCGGGATCGTCTCGGCGGCGTTGCAGATCGGCGATGACGCGCGTGACCACGCCTTTCCGCTGATCGAGATCCTGCACACCATCGTCACCGACCGGCGCAGCGGCGTCCGCACCAATGGCATGGTCGGCAACAATTTCTCCTCCTACCTCCGCGACTATGATTTCAGCGTCGTAATGCCCGCGCATGTCGAGCGGAACGGCGACGGCGTGCCCGAGCAATTCGGCGATCTGCACGGCAATCTGTTCAAGCATTTCCTCCGATCGGAGGCCTACCGCGCACGGTTCGGCAAGCCGCCGGTGATCTGCCTGAGCGTCTCCAGCCGGGAGATCTATCACCGCACCGCGAACACGCACCCGATCCTCGGGGTCGAATATCGCAACGACACCTGCTCTGCGACGGACAGCTATTTCGCGAAGATGGGGATGAAGGCGCGGTACTTCATGCCGCCGCACAGCGTCGCGCCGCTGGCCTTCTATCATGTCGGCGATCTGGTCGCGGATTATACCGCGCTCGAACTCGCCAGCACGATCAGCACGATGGAAAGCTTCCAGAAGATCTATCGTCCCGAGATCTACAACGCCAATTCGGTCGCCGCCGAACATTACCAGCCGAGCCTGTCGTACCAGGACTATTCGCTGACCCGCATCGTCTACGATCGCGAGGAGCGCAGCCGGCTGGCGGTCGAACAGGGGCGGTTCGCCGAAGAACATCTCATCAAGCCGCACGGCGCAGCGCTGGCGCGCTGGTCCGCGACCTGCGGGCTTTGA
- a CDS encoding methionine synthase — translation MTLLPTTTAGSLPKPSWLAQPETLWSPWRLDGEDLRTGKQDALRLALDDQRRAGIDIVGDGEQTRQHFVTTFIEHLSGVDFEKRATVRIRDRYDASVPTVVGAVARPAPVFVEDARFLRTQTDRPIKWTLPGPMTMIDTLYDDHYRSREKLAWAFACILNEEARALEAVGVEIVQFDEPAFNVFFDEANDWGIATLERAAQGLKAETAVHICYGYGIKANTEWKKTLGSEWRQYEETFPKLQRSTIDIISLECQNSRVPMELIELVRGKKVMVGAIDVATDVIETPEEVAATLRQALRFVEADKLLPATNCGMAPLSRAVGRGKLEALAEGAAIVRAELGG, via the coding sequence ATGACATTGTTGCCGACGACGACTGCGGGCAGCCTGCCCAAACCCTCATGGCTGGCGCAGCCAGAAACCTTGTGGTCGCCATGGCGGCTGGACGGAGAGGACCTGCGCACCGGCAAGCAGGACGCGTTGCGGCTGGCGCTCGACGATCAGCGGCGGGCCGGGATCGATATCGTCGGCGACGGCGAGCAGACGCGCCAGCATTTCGTCACCACCTTTATCGAGCATCTGAGCGGAGTGGATTTCGAGAAACGCGCCACCGTCCGCATCCGCGACCGCTACGATGCCAGCGTCCCGACGGTGGTCGGCGCGGTCGCACGGCCGGCGCCGGTGTTCGTGGAGGATGCGCGGTTCCTGCGCACGCAGACCGACCGCCCGATCAAATGGACGCTGCCCGGGCCGATGACGATGATCGATACGCTCTACGACGACCATTATCGCAGCCGCGAAAAGCTGGCATGGGCGTTCGCCTGTATCCTGAACGAGGAGGCACGCGCGCTGGAAGCGGTCGGCGTCGAAATCGTTCAGTTCGACGAACCGGCGTTCAACGTCTTCTTCGACGAGGCCAACGACTGGGGGATCGCGACGCTGGAACGTGCCGCCCAAGGGCTGAAGGCCGAGACGGCGGTGCACATCTGTTACGGCTATGGCATCAAGGCGAATACCGAGTGGAAGAAGACGCTCGGTTCGGAATGGCGGCAGTATGAGGAGACCTTTCCCAAGCTGCAAAGGTCGACGATCGATATCATCTCGCTGGAGTGCCAGAATTCGCGCGTGCCGATGGAGTTGATTGAGCTGGTCCGCGGCAAGAAGGTGATGGTCGGCGCGATCGACGTCGCGACCGATGTGATCGAGACGCCCGAGGAGGTCGCGGCGACCTTGCGACAGGCGCTGCGCTTCGTGGAGGCCGACAAGCTGCTGCCGGCGACCAATTGCGGCATGGCGCCGCTGTCGCGCGCGGTGGGACGGGGCAAGCTGGAAGCGCTGGCGGAAGGGGCGGCGATCGTCCGCGCCGAACTGGGCGGCTGA
- a CDS encoding integrase, with amino-acid sequence MATITKRGQRWSVQIRRKGHPAQSRTFATKADAKAWAISEEARVERNEAPTARRQLEHITLSMLIDRYLDEVTCTKLSAASERQRLTKLQGDQIGSISLANLSSADVASYRDRRLQQVKPGTVRRELGLIQHALDVGQKEWGYRLPSNPVKDVRQPRLNNARSRRLEPGEYHRLMEAVSACRNPLLKPIVQFAIQTGMRRGEIVSMRWEHVDLTRRIIHIPHTKTGHPRSIPLSDGAVEILVARWSIVGAVFDITANALKLAWQRAVKRASLPNLHFHDLRHEAVSRFFELGLSMPEVALISGHRDPRMLFRYTHLRPLALASKLKGLEWTPS; translated from the coding sequence GTGGCGACGATCACAAAGCGAGGGCAGCGCTGGTCTGTCCAGATTCGCAGGAAGGGTCATCCTGCACAAAGCCGTACATTCGCGACAAAGGCCGACGCCAAAGCTTGGGCTATAAGCGAGGAGGCGCGGGTCGAACGCAACGAGGCTCCGACGGCGCGACGCCAACTGGAACACATAACTCTGTCGATGCTCATCGATCGCTACCTGGACGAGGTGACCTGCACCAAGCTCAGCGCCGCGAGCGAGCGACAGCGCCTCACGAAGCTCCAAGGCGATCAGATCGGCAGCATAAGCTTGGCTAACTTATCGTCTGCCGATGTGGCTTCATACCGCGATCGACGGCTTCAACAGGTGAAGCCTGGCACGGTGCGGAGAGAGCTGGGGTTGATTCAGCATGCTCTTGATGTCGGCCAAAAGGAGTGGGGTTACCGGTTACCATCGAACCCGGTCAAAGATGTTAGGCAGCCAAGGCTGAACAACGCCCGCAGCCGTCGCCTCGAACCGGGCGAGTACCACAGGCTAATGGAAGCCGTTTCCGCCTGCAGGAACCCATTGCTAAAACCGATCGTGCAGTTCGCGATCCAGACTGGGATGCGTCGGGGTGAGATCGTCAGCATGCGCTGGGAGCATGTCGATCTTACGCGCCGCATCATCCACATACCCCACACGAAGACTGGCCATCCTCGATCAATCCCCTTGAGCGACGGAGCGGTGGAAATCCTCGTCGCTCGCTGGTCAATCGTAGGCGCGGTGTTCGATATCACCGCCAACGCGCTAAAACTGGCGTGGCAACGAGCTGTGAAAAGGGCGAGCTTGCCAAACCTGCATTTTCACGATTTGCGCCATGAGGCAGTTTCACGCTTCTTTGAGCTGGGTCTTAGCATGCCAGAAGTGGCGCTAATCTCGGGGCATCGCGATCCGCGCATGCTATTTCGCTACACTCACCTTCGCCCCCTAGCCCTCGCCAGCAAACTGAAGGGGCTGGAATGGACACCGTCATGA
- the cpdR gene encoding cell cycle two-component system response regulator CpdR, producing the protein MIRILLAEDDAVMREYLGRALERSGYHVTSVDRGTAALPLLESERFDLLLTDIVMPEMDGIELAQKAQELAPGMRVMFITGFAAVTLKAGNAMPQARVLSKPFHLRDLVMEVDRLFDTGTANELI; encoded by the coding sequence ATGATACGGATTCTTCTCGCCGAAGACGACGCGGTGATGCGCGAGTATCTCGGGCGCGCGCTGGAGCGTTCGGGGTATCACGTCACGTCGGTCGATCGCGGCACCGCCGCGCTGCCGCTGCTCGAAAGCGAGCGGTTTGATCTGTTGCTCACCGATATCGTGATGCCGGAAATGGACGGGATCGAGCTTGCGCAAAAGGCGCAGGAGCTGGCGCCGGGGATGCGCGTGATGTTCATCACCGGCTTCGCGGCGGTGACGCTGAAGGCCGGCAACGCGATGCCGCAGGCGCGCGTGCTGTCGAAGCCGTTCCACCTGCGCGACCTCGTGATGGAGGTCGACCGGCTCTTCGACACCGGCACTGCGAACGAGCTGATCTGA
- a CDS encoding N-formylglutamate amidohydrolase, translating into MTRSFRMFGEMLPESPVVLSVPHAGRDYPPTLRMALRAPLASLAALEDRYVDAIALAARGAETLLLQTRPRAWIDLNRAEHERDPLIDEGACRAASGSAKVRAGIGLVPRRTAAAGELWRCRLSATEVEARIAADHRPYHETLSQVLAAARARFGCAVLLDVHSMPPIAGGRARVVIGDRFGRAAGARFVSRVEEALGREGLHHMLNTPYAGGHILERHAAPQIGIHAIQLEIDRALYLDRRLDQPGAGAAATTRMLRAVIDALTEQALSDGAMAPPIADAAE; encoded by the coding sequence ATGACGCGTTCCTTCCGCATGTTCGGCGAGATGCTACCCGAAAGCCCGGTGGTGCTGTCGGTGCCGCATGCGGGTCGCGACTATCCGCCGACGCTAAGAATGGCGCTGCGCGCACCATTGGCGAGTCTGGCCGCATTGGAGGATCGCTACGTCGACGCGATCGCGCTGGCGGCGCGCGGTGCGGAGACGTTGCTGCTCCAGACGCGGCCGCGCGCATGGATCGACCTGAACCGCGCCGAGCACGAACGCGACCCGTTGATCGACGAGGGTGCCTGTCGGGCGGCGTCGGGGTCGGCCAAGGTGCGCGCGGGGATCGGGCTGGTGCCGCGGCGCACCGCGGCGGCGGGCGAATTGTGGCGGTGCCGGCTGAGCGCGACCGAGGTGGAGGCGCGGATCGCCGCCGACCATCGGCCGTATCACGAGACGCTGTCGCAAGTGCTGGCGGCGGCGCGCGCGCGGTTCGGCTGCGCGGTGTTGCTCGACGTCCATTCGATGCCGCCGATCGCGGGCGGCCGGGCGCGGGTGGTGATCGGCGATCGGTTCGGGCGGGCGGCGGGCGCGCGATTCGTCTCGCGGGTCGAGGAAGCGCTCGGGCGCGAGGGGCTGCACCATATGCTCAACACGCCCTATGCGGGCGGGCATATTCTGGAGCGCCATGCCGCGCCGCAGATCGGCATCCATGCGATCCAGTTGGAGATCGACCGCGCGCTGTATCTCGACCGGCGGCTTGATCAGCCGGGGGCGGGCGCGGCGGCGACGACGCGGATGTTGCGCGCCGTGATCGACGCGCTGACCGAGCAGGCATTGAGCGACGGTGCGATGGCGCCACCGATCGCCGACGCCGCCGAATAG
- a CDS encoding cytochrome b, which yields MATRIPANERYSAVAIAFHWTIALLVIVNLIVGIGHDAVPALRAWMPGHKAIGITVLALTVLRVAWRLLHRPPPLPALTPAWERGVAHATHWALYALLLLMPLSGWAMVSGPEGRRPLSWFGITDLPYLPVDASGASAGHEVHEILGWTMLVLVVLHIAAALRHHLILRDSVLLRMLPHGAR from the coding sequence ATGGCCACCCGGATTCCAGCGAACGAGCGTTACTCCGCGGTGGCCATCGCCTTCCACTGGACGATCGCCCTGCTCGTGATCGTCAACCTGATCGTCGGCATCGGACATGATGCGGTGCCGGCGCTCAGGGCGTGGATGCCGGGGCACAAGGCGATCGGCATCACCGTCCTGGCGCTCACCGTCCTGCGGGTCGCGTGGCGGCTACTGCACCGCCCGCCGCCGCTGCCGGCCTTAACGCCGGCGTGGGAGCGCGGGGTCGCTCATGCGACGCATTGGGCGCTCTATGCGCTGTTGTTGCTGATGCCGCTTTCCGGATGGGCGATGGTGTCGGGTCCCGAGGGACGCCGCCCGCTGAGCTGGTTCGGCATTACCGACCTTCCGTATCTGCCCGTCGATGCCAGCGGCGCGAGTGCCGGCCATGAAGTGCATGAGATCCTCGGCTGGACGATGCTCGTGCTGGTGGTGCTCCACATCGCTGCGGCGCTGCGCCATCACCTGATCCTGCGCGACTCGGTCCTGCTCCGCATGTTGCCCCACGGCGCGCGCTGA
- a CDS encoding SapC family protein codes for MASAPQLPLFYNGLEPLSSEVHANYKVKPSDTATFLVDQHAIPVTVEEFPLIQRDMPIVFSSGEDAIPIALMGLNEGVNVFVSAEGRLIDETIYVPAYIRRYPYMLARLRPDTDELSLCFDPSSPTIGAFEEGDALFTDGQPSELTKNILQFNENFEQAAARTGQFMKEIKELDLLMEGEVTIQQDGIDQPFVYRGFQMIDEKKLSELRGDQLRKISQSGMLPLLYAHLFSLALMRDIFARQVKLGKMPQPQLNA; via the coding sequence ATGGCCAGCGCGCCGCAACTTCCGCTTTTCTACAACGGCCTCGAACCGCTTTCGAGCGAGGTTCACGCCAATTACAAGGTGAAGCCGTCCGACACCGCGACGTTCCTGGTCGACCAGCACGCGATTCCGGTCACGGTCGAGGAATTTCCGTTGATCCAGCGGGACATGCCGATCGTCTTCTCCTCGGGTGAGGATGCCATTCCGATCGCGCTGATGGGCCTGAACGAGGGCGTGAACGTGTTCGTTTCGGCGGAAGGCCGGCTGATCGACGAGACGATCTACGTCCCTGCCTACATCCGCCGCTATCCGTACATGCTGGCGCGTCTGCGCCCGGACACCGACGAGCTGTCGCTGTGCTTCGACCCGTCGTCGCCGACGATCGGCGCGTTCGAGGAAGGCGATGCGCTCTTCACCGATGGCCAGCCGTCGGAGCTGACGAAGAACATTCTCCAGTTCAACGAGAACTTCGAGCAGGCCGCTGCGCGCACCGGTCAGTTCATGAAGGAAATCAAGGAACTGGACCTCTTGATGGAAGGTGAAGTCACCATCCAGCAGGACGGCATCGATCAGCCGTTCGTCTATCGCGGTTTCCAGATGATCGACGAGAAGAAGCTGTCGGAGCTGCGTGGCGATCAGTTGCGCAAGATCTCGCAGTCGGGGATGCTCCCGCTGCTCTACGCGCACCTCTTCTCGCTGGCGCTGATGCGCGACATCTTCGCGCGCCAGGTCAAGCTCGGCAAGATGCCGCAGCCGCAACTCAACGCCTGA